The Apostichopus japonicus isolate 1M-3 chromosome 20, ASM3797524v1, whole genome shotgun sequence nucleotide sequence CTCTATTTACGATAAAAGattgtatatatagtaaaaacaaacaattttttattccCAATTTCCCACTGTTGTTTATACAGTTTGCAGTGTCTTTGGATGTAAATCATTCCTTGAATCTTTAAATTTCATGTAAAGACAACACTGTTTTGGAAATTGTAATTTCATGGCATGAAACCCTTCAGTTAAATGTTTCATCTTCAAAAGTGTCCCACAATATTAATATAGCACTTGGAGAGTCGTCAAAGTCATATTTTGAAGTCATCGTGGAGTGAAGGGAgtttctaattaatttaattaataataattaaataattaagttCTTTGTCATATGTTAGTGCTCAAATTTATATGTAAATTCAATCCCtacaatttcaaaatatttagtCACTTGATGGAAATAATACAAAGTGCTTAAAGAATCTAGTGAGTAACATCCAGTTCATGGTACTTAAATTGTTGCATGAAGAGCAACTACTGTGAACTTATTGCAAGGCCATTCGTCCCTTTTCCCGGCCCCAATATTAGGGTTTCTTTATGATTAAATTCATACAGAGATCAAGACTCTTTATAAACCTTATAGCTAAAAGAGTTAGTCTACTTGGcatgttaaagggtgtgaagactcgcgcaaaaagaaacgtctaatgccggtaatctgacctagtttcgaatgaggtgtaacagaagtgttagacaccaccatcgatcccagaaaatacacacacagcttgctaccgtcggtaattagacactagtgtacagtcagtacatacagctgcggtcaatacccacagcacattgtataaacgatacagcgattgacatctcaggtccagctaaagataacaaggtatcacgtttcattactgtctgcattttgtagcgacacagtaaaacgtcacttgcaagcaacagtaagttaactttttcaaatggcCCCACGCAGTTTGGGTCGATGCCTTCGATGCCTTTTAAAGAATCTAGTGAGTAACATCCAGTTCACGGTATTTATACTGCTGCATGAAGAGCAGCTACTGTGAAACTTATTGCAAGGCCATTCGTCCCTTCCTGGGCCCCAGTGTTGGGGTTTCTTAATATTATTAAATTCATACAGATATCAAGATTTTTTATAAACCTTATACTGTAGCTATATAAGGGTTAGTCTACTTGGCATGTTAATGAAAGTCTGTGTGCACGGGTGATGTCTTTCTATGCATATTGCTGTCtgccatacagtacagtgtggcAATTTACCAGTAGAACAAAGTAGGCTACATATACATGGTTTTCAGTCATGGGAGATATTGCATATCTAGAGTAAATTCATATAGAGTGTAACTACATTTAAAAAGTGACATGAAAGGAAGCAAGCCTGTGTCTGATACATTAAGTTTAATAGTTTATAGTGCAGTACAATTGTTGTTTATACAATcataatttttattgttttgatttgttaaaacttctttGGCCATGATACTGAGAAGTTGTAAGTTCTAACCCCGAAAACCATGTCTAAAATGTCCCCAACAATTTGAGGTTGAAGCTTAAAGTTGTTACATAATTTGAGTTTATATTACAGGACAGTGTCTGTTTGTATCAATTACATGTGTTTTTACATAATGGGTTTTCTATATAAACCCTTTACCAGCTTCCTGGTTGACTGGACTACACAGACTGCCATACATCTATTACAATTTCATGAATAAAGTATGCATTGAGTGCCATTTATAACCATAACCATTAACCAATATACTCTCTAAGCTAGAAGCCATTGCAGTACTCTGCAGTACTGTGTGTCTCAATTTGGAAATCTATAAATACAGCTTGCACTTTCATCTCCACTTTGATGGTTCATCATATGTAATTGCCAGTGTGACCTTGTGAGTTTCATTTGATTTAAAGCACTCTGTACTGTTTATTGAACGGTGGATGTTGAAGCTGATTCTGTATTGCTTTTGGTACTTACAATCTGTGTATCGGTACTCATAGGGCAGAGGTGTTTGCGTGGGGCTTGCGGgaaggaaggggagggaggagagggaggaagTCCAAGTGAGTTTAGAAACCGTAACTTCAGGTTTTGGTTTCCGTTGTTAACATCTCAATAGATCAATGCTGTACAATTTTGATCTTGCAAAATGGACACTATATCCATTGATGGCAGTCAACAGAGCCATATAAGTGGAACAGACAATTTTGCCTGCATGTGCATTTGTAATGTAATTTCTTCTTTATATATTTCTAGCAGTTACCCTTATTTTCACTTTGTTCCTTGTGACTTTGGTGAACACCTCTTAGCGTGATTTCTTGAAAGGAAAAATTAAGCCCTTAACATCTTGATACAAGTGATTGCTACCAGGGTCTGTTTATATCTTTTGTATATAAAACAAGAAGATACACTTAATAGATAGGAACAGCTACTCGGTATTATATGAAAGATCTGTGAGCTAGTTGATTAAGATGTTTATCTAAGTGTAATTAACTCCAACCAACTATTAAAGTGAATCAAATAGAAGCTCATGTGTAAGTGTCTGAAGACTGCTAAGGAACACCTGGCAGTTGTTGTTGGATTACCTAAAGAAACACAACATTTAATACAGTGTGAAGTGTTTGATATTATTGTACATAATAATCAGATACCAATGGGGTTCATCTTTGTAAATCATAAACAATCCTCTCGACTGCTTGGAGTGATCTAAACTATATAGCTCATTCTTTCTCGTTTAGGGTTTTGAGGTTAATAGGTTTAACAGGTGTTTGGTAGTTCCCAATTGCTTGTTGGTACAATATACTGGAAGTGAGCCTCCCTTTCATTGGTTGGAAGAATAATATCTCTTACTATGAATACataatacatttaaatctaTGAAAACATATTTAGTCTGGATTTTTATCTTTTAATCAGCTCACGGTTGatgtgtttttcttcttctgtcgCAGGGACTCTTCTTCCGAGGCTGCTTCCAACAGAAGGATCAGCTCACCAATTTTAAGGACCGATGACCTGAGGGAAGCCCACGAGCGTCTCGAAACACCGCCTCCTACCAAACCCAGAAAACTAGTCACCCCTGCAGTGGGCAAGAGGGGTGTGGACACCCCAGTTAAAGCGATCAAAATCCAAACAGACAGGAATAAGAACAGCAGCAAACCTGGCGGCACCAATGATACAATCTATGAAGACAGGGAGTCCCCTCAGACGCAGTCACCACTGAGGCCGGACGGTGACAACAGAAGAAGTGGCGCTTACACCCCTCCGAACAGGAACCGCAGGCCCGACTCTAAGATATCGCCGCAGGGGAAGCCCCCTCTCAGACGGGAGAAATCAATAACTCAACGTCGGGAGGAAGAGAGGCAGATCCAGAAATCGAGAGCTTTCAGCAATTCTTATGAACTGTCAGCTGATCTGTATAATAAACAAgtaagtcaaaggtcatataaGATAACTAACTATAGACTACCATTTCAATTTCAAGAAGAATGCAGAAAAGTGGGCTTTTAGTTTGGTAATTGTCAGGTCAAGTTTTAATACTTCATCAAAGTATGACAGATCAACAAGTATGACATCATCCTTCTGGACATTAGAGGAAATAACCTTTACCCCTCATGATGGCACTCTTatattttccccctccccctgataAACCTTCAAACATCCCACAACCCAATCTCTCCCctttcccctctcccctctcccctccccctcctaccAACCAACAACAGATAACGTCAGGATAGGATTGTGTCAGTCTCAATGCCATTAACCTACAAAATACCACGTAAGGATAAAGACAAAAATAACAATAGATATTTAATACGTCATTCGTTTGAGCATGCTGTCCCTCATCTGAGAGAAAATACAATTGTTATGTTTGGTCATCCGATTCTAAATTGTTGACGTACGTCTAGATTTCAAACCAAGTGCAAAGTTAACAATGACTTATGACTTTTGAAGTGTGGATATAAAACGGTATACCTTAATGAGTGGTCCATCAATCTCGTTCTTTTTTGACGAAAAACGAGAAGGGATTTTTGGTCGGTTCATACATACGTTATCTGATCTCCCAAGTCTAGTTCTGTTGCCGTGGCAGCGAGCAGTTAGGTCAACGGGAAGTGCTTGTCATTATGTCATTGCCCAATGGGCGTTTCTGTTTACATACTTTACCTAAGGTAACCCCACACCGAGGCAGGGGTAGTTATTTGGTCATTTGAGATCCACTGACGTATTGCCCTATGATGATTTCCTCTTCATGAAGAGATTCCTTTTAACTAAGCTTTGTCTTGGAACCGAAACAATAGTGATTGTTGATTGTCATGGCTATTTTATCTGATAATTATTAAATAGACCAACTTCGGGAAATGTCACAACTTACatggaaattttttttatttttaaacgaaAGAAAAGGGAATTGACAATGTGGCATATTTGCgttaatttatttttacaatCCTTCCCTCGAAAACGAGTTATTAATCATAAGGGGTTTCTAAAAGCTTTTGAAGGCTGCATTTTACAAACTTAAATTTTGGTGTCTCAAACTAGCGCACAAATCTAGTTTCAGAATTGAAACTTGAAAGGTAAACCAGAGGGAATGTAATGCTGTTAGTTTAATTTCATTGCTTGCGACAAAGTTGGAACACATTTCATCATGTGACATGATCATGTGACAAGAAACAGAATTGTTTCCTGCTCAAAGAAATATGTCAAGCACAGATTGAATTTATTCATGTTACACGAAACTTCAGTAGTTACATTCCAAGATTATTCCTTAAAGAATATTTTAAGATCATCTGAAACGTATTAACCTCTATAGTGTTTAGATAGATTTCATCGAGTAAAGTATCTCTATCGTGAATGCAGATAGTTCCTCGCTCCTCTCGAGACCTAAGTTCTTTTTTTCATCCTACCTCGATCCTGCTTCCTCGACAGGTTGAAATGCTAGAGAGGAGGTACGGTGGTCGACAAAGAGCCCAGTCAGCAGCCAGAGTCATTCAGGAAGCCTATCGTAAATACGAGATGAATCGTGAATTTCAGAAACTACGAAGGACCCGCTCCGAGTCGCGCATCTCCAAATACTTGGACCACCATCTACGCAACACCAAGGAGTGGGGTGTGCACAGCAACCGTGCAAAGGTCATGGTGATAGAGGAACCTCCTGGAGGTGAGGTAGAGGCGAGGGGCGGTGGGATTGATCAGCAGAGGCTACGCAAAAGTGAGACGATAGACCTCTCTGAGGTGAACGGCAAGCGTAGTAACGGACCTCTACAACACAGGAACAATTGCAATAACGTCGGACCCAAGGGAATCCCAGATTCAAGAACTACTAAAACTCTGACTCAGACACAGACTTCTAAGAAAGTGGTTGTCAAGGTGACCCTGCAACGCAACGAAGACGGCGTTGAGGTACCTAGGTTCACTGACAGCATGGAGAGCAGTATAGAACGGAGGAGGGACTTTATGCCTCCGACCGTGGACAGGGCTGGTCCCCACAAAGCTGCTCGATCAGTGGAGAGGAAAGTCATCATTACCACTCAAAATGAAAGTTTCATCGCAAGGAACACTAGTCCCGTGCCGTCACGGTCTCCCAGTGGAAACTTTGCCCGGCAAGGGCACCCAGCGAAAGCTTCCATGATTCCTATACCAAGCGATCACAGAGGAGGAGCTGTACCCAGTCCCCCTACCAGGGTCACTGGCCCCCCCAATATTAAATCCAAACAGCCCCCACCTCCACCACAGCGGCAGTACGGTAGTCCCAACACATCTCCACGTCCTTCAGTGGATTACAACAGATCAGGAATAGACACTAGCACCACCACACAGGTCAAAGTGCAAGATGTATCAGGTTCCACAGGAAGGAAAGCGGTCGTTGATACGTCTGATTCACTACAAAGCAGAGAGGAAGATAGGAAGGAAGGAGTGTCCAGTGAACAATCGATGGGAGATCAGTATTACAGAGACTCACAGTCATCGCAACAACAGATCGACAGGCAGGACAACAGAGCAGTACACTACGACAACACAGACGGCCAGGAGAATGGCAAAGTTGTCATAGTGACCCCAGTGGTAACGGCAGCAAACATTCCAGTACAGGCTAGCAGGAAAAAGAACCACTCCGAAGGGGATCCACTGGGGAGCAGCGCCAAGGAAATGACGTTTGATGACCGCCCGCAGTACCCTGCGACCAACACCGGTATCTCCGGGATGGAACAAAATGGACCTACCCACAGGAATAACTTTGATTTCTTGGAGATTCATAGCCCTGTACCCTCTGTGCAGATACACAAGCCTCACGGTGCCCATCAAAAGACGGACCATTATTCATCCTCGGATTCGGAAGACTCCGAGGATGAGGACACCAGGAGGCCCAGGTCCGCTACCTCGGATATGGGCCAGGCCGAACACAGTCAATTGCCCAAGGCCCGTAGCATGGGAAATATGAATTCTCCCGTTTGGAAGCGTAAAGCCATGGACCCAAACAATAAATCGAAGAGCATGTCCCTCACGAACGGCTCTGAGACCCTGCCAAGGTCCGAGACCCGGGAGAGCGTGAGTAGCGAGAGCAGTGGGTCGTCAAAGTTTACCGGCGGCGATGACTCTTCGAGTATATCGGAGAGCGTGGACAGTTTAACAGGAGAACTGAATTATAACCAAGAACTCTTTGAGAAAAGAACGTCAGCCCCATCTCTTTCAATACCGATGACTGCGACCAGAAAACGAAGGTATCGACTGGGTGTCAATCTCTTTAACAAGTGAGTGTCTTATCGTTtcgcttcttcttcttcttcttctttcaatcTGTGTGTGAAGTATGATGATATGATTACATCTTAAACTGCTCGTAGACCTTGTAAAACATGTATTTTGTATCCGCATTTTTGTAATCAAAACGGATCTGAAATTTTAAGTCACCACTATCGTCTTTTGACATGGTCATATCACATGGAAAATTTGGGATAAAAAATGATTTTCTACAACTCCTAACCACTTGCTAAAAGACAAATGTAGCAACTGTACCTTGGGGGGTACAGGAGAAGGGGATTGTTTACTGGGATGGCATTTCaccttaaaaagaaaaaattgccCCTTACTTTTAAAAAAAGTATGGTTTTGCCTGTCAGTTGTCAAGAATATAAATTAAGTTTTGGTACAAGTTCATATTCTGTCTCTTCAAACTAACTTTGCTTTTACACATcttataataaaataatctcTGGGATTGTAAAACTTGACAGCTTTAATACAGCATCAATCTAAAGCTGTGTGTGGTGTTATAATTCCATAACTGtgcattgcaaaaaaaaaagcaagctCAGGGATGTATGATATTAAAATACAATCGTAACTTTCAGCAGTATTTGGTAGGTTTTGTCAAAATTGGCAAATGGCATTTATGTAAAATGCTgaatttaaaagtaaatattcaaGACACGATGCAtgcatttcaaataaaaaaaaacagattataTTTGAAACTTGCATTATGATTCGGTTGACTCTCAGTGTGAACCTCAATTGTGTGCTGATATTAATAACTTTATGCATAGACCTTGGTTATTTTACATAGTTGTACATGTAAGATACATacaaagttgaatatttttgCTATAAAACAGCTATTTGAGTCATTTACTTTCCTTATGCTATTCATAACCAATAACCCATTTTACAGTGTAGTTCAATAGGCCTGTAATACCATGTCAGATAGAAGAGTTTATAAAGTGACGCATATTAATTACTGTACAAGTCACTTGTTTATGTCAGTctaagaccttttttttttttttcggccacaacctttttttttttttggccacgACCCAACCACGATTGCATTGGTCTTGGCCATGAACCATCGAACATAACCCCTCCTTTTTCGGTGAAATTTATCGTTGCAATGCCACTGGAATATGGTCAATTAAATGCAATGGTTGGCTCTGTTTCATTGCCAAAAGTCCATCGATCTTGTCCTTGAGTTAATCAACAATGCAATCGTGTGATCAGCAGATAGGGCCACCTTTTCCCACTTATTAATGATACCTTCACTACTTAAGATAAATACAACATGATTCTGTGGTTTCTGCAACAATCTCACAACCTAAGGAAAATCCTCTGTGACCCGGACATTGGATTTTGACCCATCTGTTGCGGTCCATCTGTTGTGTACTGGAAAATGCAAGTGATCAAATGGAATTCACTAGTTACTCGCTAGTGAACCATCTTAGTATCGATTAACACTCAGAGGTCTCCTCATTCCATGAATTGTAATTGTCTTTtttatgtacatttttgttAGGTCTGCTTAAATTGATGAGCAGATGTAATTTAAGGTTTTACTGTatgatcacatatatatattgcttagATCATCATATTCATGTATCTCCATTATAGCAATATACGGTGATAAGTTGTTTCGGAGTCAAGGCCAATCAGGAAAAATGGCAAGATTTGCTGAATGATTTATTGCTAGCCCATCAGGTTTCGTTTTCCTGAAAATTAAGAACAGCTTCCTCTTTCTACCTGTGACATTTTATGTGGGTAATGCTTAGTCAACTAAATATATAAGGCAACAGCCTGCTCACAACTTGTAGATTGGGCAGCGGCTCTCAATATATCTACAAAGTTGTAATTATTTATGGAAGAAAATTTACAAAGCCTTAATTTGGGATTAACTTTGCTTTTAAGATAGGTATTCATTGTTGACCTAAATTTAACCTCTTTTAAAGCCACAAACTGGACGGAAATTACCATGTGTTTAAAttcaaaagaaatttattttgtaaacgTGCCTAATATTGAGGTCATCTGAAGTGTGCCCAATTTCAAGTTACATTAATTGCTAAAGTTTCAAAGAATATTGTCATAACCAGACCTGGGTTGTATAATGGTTTTGAATCCAAACTTTTCTTTcataaagatatatacaatttaacaTATATCTATGATTTAAAATGCACAGATTTTATCTGTGACAAACTAAGTAAAACATTtggagaaaatgaaagaaaattacctCTTTTCTTAACCAAAAATTCAACACTCAGTATTGGCTTCTACACTTTTCATAGCAGATCTGTGTACCTAGCTTAGTACAACTTTGATAAGAATCCTGGACTATCAGTGTTGTGTTGAAAATTGTAATAGGTTTTCTCAAACTGTCATTATTCTGTTTGTTATGGCTAATTACCCTTACATTTATAGGGTCTTTTAGGGCACACAAGAAAATTGTCTAACACAGGATTTCTATGTGTATGGAACATTGCACTGTAAACCTGCAACCAGATGGAACCTAGCCCGACCTTCAACACCGGGGTGGGGTGTAATGTCTGATAATTTCTGAAAATCGTTGACAATTTTCATTCGTGTGTGGTGTGGCAATTTCAACTACTATACCTGACAAGAGGTAGTGTTAGTGTTGAGACCACTCATCAAGATTTCTGTGGGAGGAAAAGAGGTTTAATTTGGTCAGGGATCTATATTCTTCTGCTATGGATCTTGTATCCCTGTGAAACTTTCAATTAATTGAGGTGTTGGTGGGTGGAAGGGCACTTAGACTTATTGACTTATTGACAACTGGTCTTACTGTTGAGGAGTAAATATCCACTCATAAAAGTTTTAAtagaggggttggggaggggggggggaaggtgggTTAAATTTATTCAAAGGTCATATTATTCTATTGTGAACTTCTCATCCCAGGGAAGATTCCATCCAGGGGGGTGGGAGCCTGAACTTGGTCAGAGGTCATGGTACTCTACTTGCCATTTAATATCCCTGGATGAAAATGTTTAAGAGTTCTCATATATGTTTTAATGGGTAATTAATTGAACAGCGTGATAattactttatatatttttatatactttatatatccTTCGTTTAAACAAGGTTATGTATGTACTGGAAGGATGTGATCTCATCTTGTCCTTGACAAGACCTAGAAGTAACTTTAAACCTTCAGCAACATTTGATAGGCCTGGATCGGGTTATTAGGTGTCGCAATATCGTAGTATTATAAAGCAACATAAGTTCATAAGGTCTGCAGGCCACAGGGTGCAACCATACACACACAGGAAGTGCATCAGGATATTGTCCCAAGTGTTCCAAAGTTCTCCGCCTGCAATAAAATgatggtgacatatttttggTTCTCTCAGACTCTCTCTCTTCAAGTTCCTTGGTGATAGGCGATGACCTTTAGCCTCTTTGTGGACAGGTTTACTCTACTATCCTCACCCTATTAACACATTCAAACAATGATAACATTAGTATTTCATAGATTTTCTTGGTTAAACCTCTGGACTGATGTGATGGATAAATCTAGTTTTTAAATCAGAAAATAAAAGAACATGGTGATGTGATGGAAGGGGACATTTGAGGGTGAAACTGGGGGGAGGGAGTTGGGAGGGGGGAATCCCACTGGTATGAAGCCAAACATATTAAGCTCTGAGTTATAATTTCTGtattgaaaagaacagatatgCTTGAGTGTATTTCTATATGATATTTCTGATTATGgattcatattaatatatatcatcACAATAATTTTAAAACGCTATGTATTTAACGTTTATTCTTTTTTCAGTTTTTCtataaatatcttttttttcatgttacttTACAGGAAACCAGAGAAAGGTATCAAATTTCTGGTGGAAAACAAATTCTTAGACAACTCTCCCAACGAAGTCGCCAAATTCTTGCTAACTCATTCCGGTTTCTGCAAACAGAAGATCGGAGAATATCTGGGAAATTTACAGAAAGATTTCAACATGATGGTCTTAGAGTAAGTAAATCAATTCTGATCTGAGATAAGGATTCCCTGATCGCCTTTAATTCACAAGCAGTCTAAGTaaagggaggagggaggagggggagggagagggagagggagaggggaaggggagttGGAGGTGAGGCAGTGGGAGTGGTTTGAGGAGGAGGGAGTGGTGAGGTTGTAACTGTCAGATCTTGACACACGGCTATCATTTCAGCTGGGACAGAAAATGGTCATTAAGAGTCTGTTataaaatttgaatattcagcacaaaaaaaGCAAGTTGCTATGACTCTATTGTTTTGTGAATATGAATATACTGATAATGCAAaatacattaattttgataaagaGTGCTATATTCTGTTATCAGTTGATTGTGCTTCTAAATACCATTTACCTTGGACCTGATGGTAAATACGCTATCGTGGTATAACCACGAAAGGAAGTAAAGGCTTTTAGGCCTTCACCATTAGTGGTACCGAGGAAGGATTTCAGGAAATGAATCAAGTTGTATCAGGGCTATTGCGTGTCGGGGTATTAGCATCAAACCACGCACAAAGTTGTCGGATTAGTCGGAAACCTTTTTTCTTGCGACATTGCCTACCTGGTACCACGGTCTGTTTGTCTTTTCACTCTCCCCTGATCCTCATTAAACATTGGTTTGTCCTGTTTTTTATTGTGATTGACCCAAAAATATGCTGAATGAGAGGTTTTTTTATTCCAAGAATACATTGTCATTATGACACTTTGGAATAACTTACGGACCATAAGTTATGGTACACATTCAGACAAATAGTGGTTCACTTCCCAGTGATTAAAGGAACAAAGTATTTGGTGACGCTGAACGAACCCATCACATGACCGCACCAATATCCAGTGAAGACCGTCCTGCCCAGTTTACAGGTCACCATCTCAAATTGATGCAAAGATTGTCACAAAATCATGAATACCTTATCAATTAGATATTCCTGAAAGCAGTAATAATTCCTTCAAAGTTGTTGATGGAACAGTTTTtgtgtttatattatattaccGAAAGGATTGCAAATGCCTCCCGCAAACAGCACAACTTACATCGTATTACTATAGGTTACTTAATAGAATGATTATAGTCTAGTTTGTTTAATTATAACATCTGACATCGTTAAGTGCTTTCACTTCCTTCATGATGTAGGGCATGCATTGTCTAAAGCTTTCCCTTTCTATAGTCCTGCCTTTTAAGTCTCAAAGGATTCTTCCTCTTTATGATAGTTCCTCCTTATAGCATAGTTATAGACTTTGTGAATCGATGAGTTTTCCATCAGAAGGGGGAAGCCTTGATGAGACATCCTGTTCAGTCTAATTGGCCTTAATCCCTTTC carries:
- the LOC139962235 gene encoding uncharacterized protein isoform X1 encodes the protein MDWIRSHLQSILPDREHGNLDYGHSIQGKDDDEEDSSDTVVVEAVEDGDLMDIEAGGTEGPSKERKLEQYQTNSGRTEGEDTADVDSIRPGLKGHDDDTGRTDGEIRTPSDTDDAGQSQLSEKIEMEYQMVTEQDLLLGVRGGEDLTEQVLPQDMVELERTRHKESQMEETSTMSGLLTFVETLEADVPVARGQEVLQCINSRDMSRDISHDGIGSRGSNREDGASPRGGMAQLNKTPDAPQAIEETSKLSFGRPSFEPAPLIRVKSSAHAHSDSSDDVFFQTYRRSGRNFSLPTLSGMAPHLQPTESMMLDNVLLELKSELEDEEILLEKPLVDRRKSSLPGTLVDVGALKPTSNQVIIQWDSSSEAASNRRISSPILRTDDLREAHERLETPPPTKPRKLVTPAVGKRGVDTPVKAIKIQTDRNKNSSKPGGTNDTIYEDRESPQTQSPLRPDGDNRRSGAYTPPNRNRRPDSKISPQGKPPLRREKSITQRREEERQIQKSRAFSNSYELSADLYNKQVEMLERRYGGRQRAQSAARVIQEAYRKYEMNREFQKLRRTRSESRISKYLDHHLRNTKEWGVHSNRAKVMVIEEPPGGEVEARGGGIDQQRLRKSETIDLSEVNGKRSNGPLQHRNNCNNVGPKGIPDSRTTKTLTQTQTSKKVVVKVTLQRNEDGVEVPRFTDSMESSIERRRDFMPPTVDRAGPHKAARSVERKVIITTQNESFIARNTSPVPSRSPSGNFARQGHPAKASMIPIPSDHRGGAVPSPPTRVTGPPNIKSKQPPPPPQRQYGSPNTSPRPSVDYNRSGIDTSTTTQVKVQDVSGSTGRKAVVDTSDSLQSREEDRKEGVSSEQSMGDQYYRDSQSSQQQIDRQDNRAVHYDNTDGQENGKVVIVTPVVTAANIPVQASRKKNHSEGDPLGSSAKEMTFDDRPQYPATNTGISGMEQNGPTHRNNFDFLEIHSPVPSVQIHKPHGAHQKTDHYSSSDSEDSEDEDTRRPRSATSDMGQAEHSQLPKARSMGNMNSPVWKRKAMDPNNKSKSMSLTNGSETLPRSETRESVSSESSGSSKFTGGDDSSSISESVDSLTGELNYNQELFEKRTSAPSLSIPMTATRKRRYRLGVNLFNKKPEKGIKFLVENKFLDNSPNEVAKFLLTHSGFCKQKIGEYLGNLQKDFNMMVLECYVAEMNFKGLPIDEALRKFQSTFRMPGEAQKIERLMEAFSQRYCVCNTDSIRNFRSADTFFILAFAIIMLNTDLHSPNVKSERRMKLDDFIKNLSGIDDNCDVDREYLEGIYMRIKQKPYQPAEDHTNTVIRLERSVIGERPMLAEPHRRLVSSCSLLEINDPTKKDKKHIREVFLLNDMLLITKQYRKKQTVQFGYKKHFSLQGTNALEFSTAYYPFGIRLVSTINEKVLATFCAGHPDDRHKFVSDLRETIQECAEMEEIRIGIQLPVQKSEWEAELERQKNIRKSQNSNTDSGVGLDTASLASNPNLSGSMDSLAPGLSEAALKRTSLSNSLIDIKEASALSVHRSSATSLDSGVSPIDINATMPLPKKSRAPIPQDFKSGRRHGESRHYPDIAET
- the LOC139962235 gene encoding uncharacterized protein isoform X12, which translates into the protein MAFWDQVESEIFGKLRDSSSEAASNRRISSPILRTDDLREAHERLETPPPTKPRKLVTPAVGKRGVDTPVKAIKIQTDRNKNSSKPGGTNDTIYEDRESPQTQSPLRPDGDNRRSGAYTPPNRNRRPDSKISPQGKPPLRREKSITQRREEERQIQKSRAFSNSYELSADLYNKQVEMLERRYGGRQRAQSAARVIQEAYRKYEMNREFQKLRRTRSESRISKYLDHHLRNTKEWGVHSNRAKVMVIEEPPGGEVEARGGGIDQQRLRKSETIDLSEVNGKRSNGPLQHRNNCNNVGPKGIPDSRTTKTLTQTQTSKKVVVKVTLQRNEDGVEVPRFTDSMESSIERRRDFMPPTVDRAGPHKAARSVERKVIITTQNESFIARNTSPVPSRSPSGNFARQGHPAKASMIPIPSDHRGGAVPSPPTRVTGPPNIKSKQPPPPPQRQYGSPNTSPRPSVDYNRSGIDTSTTTQVKVQDVSGSTGRKAVVDTSDSLQSREEDRKEGVSSEQSMGDQYYRDSQSSQQQIDRQDNRAVHYDNTDGQENGKVVIVTPVVTAANIPVQASRKKNHSEGDPLGSSAKEMTFDDRPQYPATNTGISGMEQNGPTHRNNFDFLEIHSPVPSVQIHKPHGAHQKTDHYSSSDSEDSEDEDTRRPRSATSDMGQAEHSQLPKARSMGNMNSPVWKRKAMDPNNKSKSMSLTNGSETLPRSETRESVSSESSGSSKFTGGDDSSSISESVDSLTGELNYNQELFEKRTSAPSLSIPMTATRKRRYRLGVNLFNKKPEKGIKFLVENKFLDNSPNEVAKFLLTHSGFCKQKIGEYLGNLQKDFNMMVLECYVAEMNFKGLPIDEALRKFQSTFRMPGEAQKIERLMEAFSQRYCVCNTDSIRNFRSADTFFILAFAIIMLNTDLHSPNVKSERRMKLDDFIKNLSGIDDNCDVDREYLEGIYMRIKQKPYQPAEDHTNTVIRLERSVIGERPMLAEPHRRLVSSCSLLEINDPTKKDKKHIREVFLLNDMLLITKQYRKKQTVQFGYKKHFSLQGTNALEFSTAYYPFGIRLVSTINEKVLATFCAGHPDDRHKFVSDLRETIQECAEMEEIRIGIQLPVQKSEWEAELERQKNIRKSQNSNTDSGVGLDTASLASNPNLSGSMDSLAPGLSEAALKRTSLSNSLIDIKEASALSVHRSSATSLDSGVSPIDINATMPLPKKSRAPIPQDFKSGRRHGESRHYPDIAET